In the Planctomycetota bacterium genome, CGCAGTAGAGGATGCCCGCCAGCATGAGGACGCTTCCGGCGATCGTGTACACGATGAACTTCACGGCCGCCGTCACGCGCCGCGGGCCGCCCCAGATCCCGATCAGGAGATACATCGGGAGGAGCATCGCCTCCCAGAACACGTAGAAAAGGAAAAGATCCAGGGCGCAGAACGCCCCGATCATGCCCGTCTCGAGGAAAAGAAGCGCGAGGAGAAAACCCTTGGGCTGGTGCCAGGACGCGGCGACCGCCAGGGGCATCAGAAGCGCCGTCAGAAGCACCATCGCCGCCGAGATCCCGTCCAGTCCCATCGTGTACCGGATCCCGAGGCGCGGCATCCAGGCGGCGTCCTCATACGCGACGAGCGGCCCGTCGTGCCCCACGTAGGCCGCTCCGGCCAGGAGCAGCACGACGAGCGTCACCCCGAGCGTCGTCAGCCGCAGGACGCCCGTCCGCTCGGGGCGCACGGCGGACAGCGCCACGCCGGCCAGAGCGGGCGCGAACGTCATCAGGCTCAGGATCGGAATCTTCATGGGCCGAAGCGCCAGATGAGGTAACCCAGGATCGCCGCCGCTCCGAGAACGAAAACGGCCAGCGCGCCGTTGATGGACCCGCCGTGCGAACGCCGCAGGACCGTCCCGACCGCCGCCACCAGACGCCCCGTCCCATGCACGAGCAGGCCGTCGATAAGCAGGCGGTCCACGAGATACCACGCGACCACGGCCCCCGTCCGCACGGGGGCCACGACGAGGAACTCGTAGAGTTCATCCACATAGAACTTGCGCTCGGCGAGCTTCCGAAGCCCCGCGAGCGGGCCTTCCGCCCACGCGCGGGCCCGCTCCCGCAGCGGACCGAACGCCAGCGCCGCTCCCAGGGTCCCCAGTCCGAACGCGACGATGGACCACGTCATCGCCCGGGCGTGCAGGCCGGGGACCTCGGCGGGGCGCCCCCACACGCCGGCCAGAAACTCCGCCAGCGGCTCCTTGAGGATCGCCCCGCCGGCCAGAGACGCCGCCGCCAGAAGCGCCAGCGGCGCGGTCATCCACGGGCCCGGCGCATGGAGATCCGAATGCTCCTGCGCGGGCCGGGCGAGGAACACCGCAATCACGAGGCGCGCCGTGTAGAACGCCGTCAGCGCCGCCGTCGCCGCCAGCACCAGCGCCACTCCCGACCACCCGCGCGCCATCACGGCCTCGAGCACGAGGTCCTTGCTGAAGAATCCCGCCGTGCCCGGCATTCCCGCCAGCGCCAGGCCGCCGATCAGGAAGCACACGAACGTGAGTTTGAGCGTCCGGGCGAGGCCTCCCATCCGGCGGATGTCCTGTTCGCCGTGAAGCGCGTGGATCACGGCGCCGGCGCCGAGGAAGAGGAGCGCCTTGAAGAAGGCGTGCGTGACCACGTGGAAGAGCCCCGCCGTGAAGTGCGCGGCGGCCGCCCCGGCGAACATGAACCCGAGCTGGCTGATCGTCGAGTAGGCCAGGACCTTCTTGATGTCGTTCTGAACCGTGGCGATGACCGCGGCCAGGAGGGCGGTGGCGGCCGCGACCGCCGCGACCGTCTCGAGGACGCCCGGCACGGCGGCGTACAGGAAGTGCATCCGTCCCATCATGTAGACGCCGGCGGTGACCATGGTGGCCGCGTGGATGAGGGCGCTCACCGGCGTGGGGCCGGCCATCGCGTCCGGCAGCCAGACGTAAAGCGGAATCTGCGCGCTCTTGCCCGTGGCCCCCAGGAAGAGGAGATATCCCGCGGCGACGGCCCAGGCGCCCTCGGGGGCCGGACGCGACGCCATGCCGGCGAACTCCAGCGTTCCGTAGATTTGCCACAGGCAGAACAGTCCCAGGAGGAATCCCACGTCCCCCACCCGGTTCGTGATGAACGCCTTCTTGCCCGCGTCCGCGTTGCCGAGATCGCGGTACCAGAAGCCGATCAGAAGATACGAGCAGAGCCCCACGCCCTCCCAGCCCAGGAACATCAGGACCGCCGAGTCCGCCAGGACCAGGACGAGCATGGAGAACATGAAAAGGTTGAGGTACGCGAAGTAGCGGGAGAACCCCTCGTCCTCGCGCATGTATTCGACGGAGTAGAGGTG is a window encoding:
- the nuoL gene encoding NADH-quinone oxidoreductase subunit L, with the protein product MSGWLWLIPALPLAGFLINGLLKLPRAGAALVGCAGPAGALVLSVMAALCGPAEERLFEWIGAGTLSIPFGLRVDALSAVMILVVTGVGTLIHLYSVEYMREDEGFSRYFAYLNLFMFSMLVLVLADSAVLMFLGWEGVGLCSYLLIGFWYRDLGNADAGKKAFITNRVGDVGFLLGLFCLWQIYGTLEFAGMASRPAPEGAWAVAAGYLLFLGATGKSAQIPLYVWLPDAMAGPTPVSALIHAATMVTAGVYMMGRMHFLYAAVPGVLETVAAVAAATALLAAVIATVQNDIKKVLAYSTISQLGFMFAGAAAAHFTAGLFHVVTHAFFKALLFLGAGAVIHALHGEQDIRRMGGLARTLKLTFVCFLIGGLALAGMPGTAGFFSKDLVLEAVMARGWSGVALVLAATAALTAFYTARLVIAVFLARPAQEHSDLHAPGPWMTAPLALLAAASLAGGAILKEPLAEFLAGVWGRPAEVPGLHARAMTWSIVAFGLGTLGAALAFGPLRERARAWAEGPLAGLRKLAERKFYVDELYEFLVVAPVRTGAVVAWYLVDRLLIDGLLVHGTGRLVAAVGTVLRRSHGGSINGALAVFVLGAAAILGYLIWRFGP